The Coccidioides posadasii str. Silveira chromosome 3, complete sequence genome contains a region encoding:
- a CDS encoding uncharacterized protein (EggNog:ENOG410PS0I) codes for MATAHPEGEVFFRKSSLKLDTFNADDPRSFYGHFLIEFASNEYFARQHHELPPARTHPRSTYRRERASGVPDRQWRYGFWEELPVSLGQADSIRRRFNVPLETTVNRFRDRANGGAQHVWVHPCPMPTEQETWAWFDMLIPIRAIYLPLSQAAEESFPHLCTYVQIVFYQQGVRDVWRPNQGRFLSHTFTTTHGVGFALGFTLGINIHESMKLLGLPPKLRNTNIWREKLIVIRGRDEIRTQTRTALPPPRFDFVDFINANFAVEVIWKPVPPRSSFLLNLIENLITAALDLVPVVGPLLSASFTAAWLAITDPEAFAEWAANGGWLPDYLDAMRSSCRSMGKYIDPGFLSGVRAISRRGLLLPPATDGNHSNESQVVVPPAQTSTSTMEDSVESSNLADVGPSAVLLSGLRIIAFSATSGKTAHQDGELHSDILRRAVRCDAMSLEEAFAVQRGLEALPDGGDDSEDGEISKL; via the exons ATGGCTACAGCCCACCCTGAAGGAGAGGTCTTCTTTAGGAAAAGTTCTCTCAAGCTAGACACATTCAATGCTGATGATCCCAGGTCCTTTTACGGACATTTCCTAATTGAGTTCGCCAGCAACGAGTACTTTGCAAGACAACACCACGAGTTGCCCCCAGCGCGAACGCATCCGCGCTCAACGTATCGCCGCGAAAGGGCTTCTGGCGTTCCAGACCGCCAGTGGCGGTATGGATTTTGGGAGGAACTCCCTGTTAGTCTAGGGCAAGCCGACAGCATACGCAGGCGTTTTAACGTCCCTCTGGAGACTACTGTCAACCGTTTTAGGGACAGAGCCAATGGTGGCGCTCAGCAT GTTTGGGTCCATCCTTGCCCGATGCCCACCGAGCAAGAAACGTGGGCCTGGTTTGAT ATGCTTATCCCGATTCGTGCCATCTATCTTCCACTATCGCAGGCGGCAGAAGAATCCTTCCCCCATCTTTGCACATATGTCCAGATTGTCTTTTATCAACAAGGCGTGCGGGACGTATGGCGTCCAAACCAGGGCCGGTTTCTAAGCCATACATTTACCACTACCCATGGAGTTGGTTTTGCTCTCGGCTTTACATTGGGCATCAACATTCACG AAAGCATGAAGCTCCTTGGTCTACCACCAAAACTCCGTAATACTAATATTTGGCGAGAGAAGCTGATCGTCATACGCGGTCGCGACGAAATTAGGACGCAAACCAGGACTGcgctgcccccgccccggTTTGATTTTGTCGACTTCATCAATGCCAATTTCGCCGTTGAGGTGATTTGGAAGCCCGTGCCGCCACGAAGCTCGTTCCTCCTTAACCTCATTGAAAATCTTATAACCGCCGCCCTGGACCTGGTCCCTGTCGTGGGACCCCTATTGTCGGCTAGTTTCACAGCTGCATGGCTTGCAATTACTGATCCAGAAGCCTTCGCAGAGTGGGCGGCAAACGGTGGCTGGTTACCTGATTACCTTGATGCCATGAGATCTAGTTGCCGTTCCATGGGGAAATACATCGATCCAGGGTTCTTGAGTGGTGTCCGCGCCATTTCACGGAGGGGCCTCCTACTTCCGCCTGCAACAGACGGCAATCACAGTAACGAGAGCCAAGTTGTCGTGCCTCCAGCCCAAACTTCCACCAGCACCATGGAGGATTCTGTCGAATCATCCAACCTAGCCGACGTGGGACCATCTGCGGTCCTACTCTCTGGGCTTCGCATCATTGCCTTCTCTGCCACCAGCGGCAAGACTGCACACCAAGATGGCGAGCTGCATAGCGACATTCTGCGCCGAGCAGTGCGCTGTGACGCTATGAGCCTTGAGGAGGCCTTCGCGGTTCAAAGAGGTCTCGAAGCGCTGCCTGATGGCGGCGACGATTCGGAGGACGGTGAAATATCAAAGCTGTAG